The proteins below are encoded in one region of Streptomyces ficellus:
- a CDS encoding metal-sulfur cluster assembly factor, translating to METQPAAGAGTDGAAPVAAAPGGAATGTKPASEEEVREALYDVVDPELGIDVVNLGLIYGIHIDDSNVATLDMTLTSAACPLTDVIEDQAKAATDGIVNELKINWVWMPPWGPDKITDDGREQLRALGFNV from the coding sequence GTGGAGACGCAGCCGGCAGCCGGCGCCGGGACCGACGGGGCCGCTCCGGTCGCCGCGGCGCCCGGCGGTGCGGCCACCGGGACGAAGCCGGCCTCCGAGGAGGAGGTCCGCGAGGCGCTGTACGACGTCGTCGACCCCGAGCTGGGCATCGACGTGGTCAACCTCGGCCTCATCTACGGCATCCACATCGACGACTCCAACGTCGCCACCCTCGACATGACGCTGACGTCGGCGGCCTGCCCGCTGACCGACGTGATCGAGGACCAGGCGAAGGCCGCGACGGACGGCATCGTCAACGAGCTGAAGATCAACTGGGTCTGGATGCCGCCGTGGGGCCCGGACAAGATCACGGACGACGGCCGGGAGCAGCTCCGCGCGCTCGGCTTCAACGTCTGA
- the sufC gene encoding Fe-S cluster assembly ATPase SufC encodes MATLEIRDLHVSVEADNATKEILKGVDLTVKQGETHAIMGPNGSGKSTLAYSLAGHPKYTITGGTVTIDGEDVLEMSVDERARAGVFLAMQYPVEVPGVSVSNFLRTSATAVRGEAPKLRTWVKEVKEAMQRLNMDPSFAERNVNEGFSGGEKKRHEILQLELLRPKIAILDETDSGLDVDALRIVSEGVNRVRETGEVGTLLITHYTRILRYIKPDHVHVFAGGRIVESGGPELADKLEAEGYASYTNRDDTKGGASQ; translated from the coding sequence ATGGCAACGCTTGAAATCCGCGACCTGCACGTCTCCGTCGAGGCCGACAACGCCACCAAGGAGATCCTCAAGGGCGTCGACCTGACCGTGAAGCAGGGCGAGACCCACGCCATCATGGGCCCCAACGGCTCCGGCAAGTCCACGCTCGCCTACTCGCTGGCCGGCCACCCCAAGTACACGATCACCGGCGGCACCGTCACCATCGACGGCGAGGACGTCCTGGAGATGTCCGTCGACGAGCGCGCCCGCGCCGGCGTCTTCCTCGCCATGCAGTACCCGGTCGAGGTCCCCGGCGTCTCCGTCAGCAACTTCCTGCGCACCTCCGCCACCGCCGTCCGCGGCGAGGCCCCCAAGCTCCGCACCTGGGTGAAGGAGGTCAAGGAGGCCATGCAGCGCCTCAACATGGACCCCTCCTTCGCCGAGCGGAACGTCAACGAGGGCTTCTCCGGCGGTGAGAAGAAGCGCCACGAGATCCTCCAGCTGGAGCTCCTCCGCCCGAAGATCGCGATCCTCGACGAGACCGACTCCGGCCTGGACGTCGACGCGCTGCGCATCGTCTCCGAGGGCGTCAACCGCGTCCGCGAGACCGGCGAGGTCGGCACCCTGCTGATCACGCACTACACGCGCATCCTGCGCTACATCAAGCCGGACCACGTCCACGTCTTCGCCGGCGGCCGCATCGTCGAGTCGGGCGGCCCCGAGCTGGCCGACAAGCTCGAGGCCGAGGGCTACGCGTCGTACACGAACCGCGACGACACGAAGGGTGGCGCATCCCAGTGA
- the sufU gene encoding Fe-S cluster assembly sulfur transfer protein SufU, with protein sequence MKLDSMYQDVILDHYKNPHGRGLRDGDAEVHHVNPTCGDEITLRVKYDGTRIADVSYEGQGCSISQASASVLNELLVGKELAEAQAIQATFLELMQSKGKVEPDDAMEEVLEDAVAFAGVSKYPARVKCALLSWMAWKDATAQAMGDGAERNTA encoded by the coding sequence GTGAAGCTGGATTCGATGTACCAGGACGTCATCCTGGACCACTACAAGAACCCGCACGGGCGGGGCTTGCGGGACGGCGACGCCGAGGTGCACCACGTCAACCCGACGTGCGGCGACGAGATCACGCTGCGCGTGAAGTACGACGGGACGCGCATCGCGGACGTGTCGTACGAGGGCCAGGGCTGCTCGATCAGCCAGGCGTCCGCCTCCGTGCTGAACGAACTCCTCGTCGGCAAGGAACTCGCCGAGGCGCAGGCGATCCAGGCCACCTTCCTGGAGCTGATGCAGTCCAAGGGCAAGGTCGAGCCCGATGACGCGATGGAGGAGGTGCTGGAGGACGCGGTGGCGTTCGCCGGTGTCTCCAAGTACCCGGCCCGGGTGAAGTGCGCCCTGCTGAGCTGGATGGCCTGGAAGGACGCGACCGCCCAGGCGATGGGCGACGGCGCGGAGAGGAACACGGCATGA
- a CDS encoding cysteine desulfurase, which yields MTQLPGLLDTEALRKDFPILDRVLHDGKKLVYLDNAATSQTPRQVIDAVSEYYERHNANVHRGVHVLAEEATALYEGARDKVAAFINAPSRDEVIFTKNASESLNLVANMLGWADEPYRVDSETEIVITEMEHHSNIVPWQLLSQRTGAKLKWFGLTDDGRLDLSNIDEVITEKTKIVSFTLVSNIMGTVNPVEAIVRRAQDVGALVLLDASQAAPHMPLDVQALQADFVAFTGHKMCGPTGIGVLWGRQELLEDLPPFLGGGEMIETVSMSSSTYAPAPHKFEAGTPPIAQAVGLGAAVDYLSSIGMDKIAAHEHAITEYAVRRLQEVPDLRIIGPVTAEDRGAAISFVLGDIHPHDVGQVLDEQGIAVRVGHHCARPVCLRYGIPATTRASFYLYSTPAEVDALVDGLEHVRNFFG from the coding sequence GTGACACAGCTGCCGGGCCTCCTCGACACCGAGGCGCTCCGCAAGGACTTCCCGATCCTCGACCGGGTGCTGCACGACGGCAAGAAGCTCGTGTACCTGGACAACGCGGCGACCTCGCAGACGCCGCGCCAGGTCATCGACGCCGTCAGTGAGTACTACGAGCGGCACAACGCCAACGTGCACCGCGGCGTGCATGTGCTGGCCGAGGAGGCCACGGCGCTGTACGAGGGGGCGCGTGACAAGGTCGCCGCCTTCATCAACGCGCCCAGCCGGGACGAGGTGATCTTCACCAAGAACGCCTCGGAGTCGCTCAACCTCGTCGCCAACATGCTGGGCTGGGCCGACGAGCCCTACCGCGTCGACAGCGAGACCGAGATCGTCATCACGGAGATGGAGCACCACTCCAACATCGTCCCGTGGCAGCTGCTCTCGCAGCGCACCGGCGCGAAGCTGAAGTGGTTCGGCCTCACCGACGACGGCCGCCTCGACCTGTCGAACATCGACGAGGTCATCACCGAGAAGACGAAGATCGTCTCCTTCACGCTGGTCTCCAACATCATGGGCACCGTCAACCCGGTCGAGGCGATAGTGCGCCGCGCCCAGGACGTCGGCGCCCTCGTGCTGCTCGACGCCTCGCAGGCCGCCCCGCACATGCCGCTGGACGTGCAGGCCCTCCAGGCCGACTTCGTCGCCTTCACCGGCCACAAGATGTGCGGCCCGACCGGCATCGGCGTGCTGTGGGGCCGCCAGGAGCTGCTGGAGGACCTCCCGCCGTTCCTCGGCGGCGGCGAGATGATCGAGACCGTGTCGATGAGCTCGTCGACGTACGCCCCGGCGCCGCACAAGTTCGAGGCGGGTACGCCCCCGATCGCGCAGGCCGTCGGCCTCGGCGCGGCGGTGGACTACCTGTCGTCGATCGGCATGGACAAGATCGCCGCGCATGAGCACGCGATCACGGAGTACGCGGTCCGCCGCCTCCAGGAGGTCCCCGACCTGCGGATCATCGGCCCGGTGACGGCCGAGGACCGCGGTGCGGCGATCTCGTTCGTCCTGGGCGACATCCACCCGCACGACGTGGGCCAGGTCCTCGACGAGCAGGGCATCGCCGTGCGGGTGGGCCACCACTGCGCACGGCCGGTGTGCCTCCGGTACGGAATTCCTGCGACCACGCGGGCGTCGTTCTATCTGTACTCCACGCCGGCCGAGGTGGACGCCTTGGTCGACGGGCTGGAGCACGTCCGGAACTTCTTCGGCTAG
- a CDS encoding non-heme iron oxygenase ferredoxin subunit, producing the protein MPFVRACGLSELEEDTPKRVELDGTPISVVQTEGEVFAIHDICSHANVSLSEGEVEDCQIECWLHGSAFDLRTGKPSGLPATRPVPVYPVKIEGDDVLVSVTQES; encoded by the coding sequence ATGCCTTTCGTCCGAGCCTGCGGGCTGAGCGAGCTGGAGGAGGACACCCCGAAGCGGGTGGAACTCGACGGCACGCCCATCTCCGTCGTCCAGACCGAGGGCGAGGTGTTCGCGATCCACGACATCTGCTCGCACGCGAACGTCTCGTTGTCGGAGGGCGAGGTCGAGGACTGCCAGATCGAGTGCTGGCTGCACGGGTCCGCCTTCGACCTGCGCACCGGCAAGCCGTCCGGCCTTCCCGCGACGCGCCCCGTCCCCGTATACCCCGTCAAGATCGAAGGGGACGATGTGCTCGTCTCCGTCACCCAGGAGTCCTGA
- the sufD gene encoding Fe-S cluster assembly protein SufD: protein MAEAQNLPAGSTTAGSIAVAAESTVATRMSAPPSFDVADFPVPHGREEEWRFTPLERLRGLHDGTAIATGDGVRVDVEAPEGVTVETVGRDDERLGRAGTPVDRVAAQAYSAFEKASVVTVPKETVLTEPVRISVYGQGGTAFGHQLIELGAFAEAVVVIDHTGDAVLAANVDYVLGDGAKLTVVSIQDWDEKAVHVGQHNALVGRDASFKSVVVTFGGDLVRLHPRVTYAATGGEAELFGLYFTEKGQHQEHRLLVDHNTPHCKSNVAYKGALQGDNAHAVWIGDVLIQAAAEGTDTYEMNRNLVLTDGARVDSVPNLEIETGEIAGAGHASATGRFDDEQLFYLMARGIPETEARRLVVRGFFAELVQQIGLPDVEERLMAKIEAELEASV from the coding sequence ATGGCTGAGGCTCAGAATCTCCCGGCGGGCTCCACCACCGCCGGCTCCATCGCGGTGGCCGCCGAGTCCACCGTCGCGACCCGCATGAGCGCCCCCCCGTCCTTCGACGTCGCGGACTTCCCCGTCCCGCACGGTCGTGAGGAGGAGTGGCGGTTCACGCCGCTGGAGCGGCTGCGGGGCCTGCACGACGGCACCGCGATCGCCACCGGCGACGGCGTGCGCGTCGACGTGGAGGCGCCCGAGGGCGTCACCGTCGAGACCGTCGGCCGCGACGACGAGCGGCTCGGCCGGGCCGGCACGCCGGTGGACCGGGTCGCCGCCCAGGCGTACTCCGCCTTCGAGAAGGCCTCGGTCGTCACCGTGCCCAAGGAGACCGTGCTCACCGAGCCGGTCCGCATCTCCGTGTACGGCCAGGGCGGCACCGCCTTCGGCCACCAGCTGATCGAACTCGGCGCGTTCGCCGAGGCCGTCGTGGTCATCGACCACACCGGTGACGCCGTGCTCGCCGCCAACGTCGACTACGTCCTCGGCGACGGCGCCAAGCTCACCGTCGTCTCCATCCAGGACTGGGACGAGAAGGCCGTCCACGTCGGCCAGCACAACGCGCTGGTCGGCCGCGACGCCTCCTTCAAGTCGGTCGTCGTCACCTTCGGCGGTGACCTCGTCCGCCTGCACCCGCGCGTGACGTACGCCGCCACCGGCGGCGAGGCCGAGCTGTTCGGCCTGTACTTCACCGAGAAGGGCCAGCACCAGGAGCACCGCCTCCTCGTCGACCACAACACCCCGCACTGCAAGTCGAACGTCGCCTACAAGGGCGCGCTCCAGGGCGACAACGCCCACGCCGTGTGGATCGGTGACGTGCTCATCCAGGCCGCCGCCGAGGGCACCGACACGTACGAGATGAACCGCAACCTGGTTCTGACCGACGGCGCCCGCGTCGACTCCGTGCCCAACCTGGAGATCGAGACCGGCGAGATCGCCGGCGCCGGTCACGCCTCCGCCACCGGCCGCTTCGACGACGAGCAGCTCTTCTACCTGATGGCCCGCGGCATCCCGGAGACCGAGGCCCGCCGCCTCGTCGTCCGCGGCTTCTTCGCCGAACTGGTCCAGCAGATCGGGCTCCCCGACGTCGAGGAGCGCCTCATGGCCAAGATCGAGGCCGAGCTGGAGGCGTCCGTCTGA